In the genome of Blastopirellula marina, the window CCGTTCTCGACGCGATTCGCTTAGGTATTTGGGATTACGAGCCGGAGAAAGTGGAGTCGAATCGATTTGATCCAACGGGTGCACTTCCTGGATCGAACGAAAAGTTAGATATCTTGGCTCGTCGACTTGCAAACGGTCTTCCCTTGTGGCATCCCCAAGATCGTCGCTCCTACGACGACACCGTCAGGGCAGAAGAATAACCTGAGCCGCGTAACTCTTTATCCACGACTTGCATTCCTGGTCTAATTAACGAAGATTGGACTAGTAACATCGCAATTCGACTTCTTTAACGAAGAGATACATCATGCCTGGCTTCAAGGTTGAAGTTCCCCACCCCCTTGGTCAAGAAGAGGCCGCAAATCGCGTCAAAACGCTGTTGGATCACTTGCGGGGTCGCTTCGAGGGACAGATCAAGGATATGCAACAGACCTGGACCGAAGATGACGTGATGCAGTTTTCGTTCAAGACGGCCGGCCTGGTCATCAAAGGCGAGATGGACGTACAGCCCAATTCGGTAATCGTTCACGGCGATTTGCCATTTGCCGCGATGCTTTTCAAAGGCCGCATCGAAAGCTCGATCAAAGACGAACTCGAAAAGTGCCTGAGCCATCCGGCTTAGTTATTCGAGCCAGACCTTCACCTCGCGCTGAGGATCGGCGAGTTCAAACACACTTCCCGGGACGTACCCGCTTCGGCGAACGTCCCTAACAATTTCCACCAGATCGATTCTT includes:
- a CDS encoding polyhydroxyalkanoic acid system family protein; the encoded protein is MPGFKVEVPHPLGQEEAANRVKTLLDHLRGRFEGQIKDMQQTWTEDDVMQFSFKTAGLVIKGEMDVQPNSVIVHGDLPFAAMLFKGRIESSIKDELEKCLSHPA